One genomic window of Acidovorax radicis includes the following:
- a CDS encoding alpha/beta hydrolase has product MKRLLLLLTAVVLAIGVTAGCATLDAKQREWIFQPSDRSWGGAPSTEGMEDVWIAFQSGITHQAERLHGLWLPHARADAPVMLYLHGARWNVSGSSGRIRRMQALGFSVLAIDYRGFGQSSAGLPSEATATEDAHAAWRWLALHEPGKPRYIFGHSLGGAIAINLARDVPDEQGTVVEGTFTSIADVVSGFKWGWLPVSGLITQRFESIRKVADIGSPLLVVHGSNDSLIPAQLGRQLYDAAQEPKRFVLVEGGSHYDTNAVGNGLYREAMASLFKLR; this is encoded by the coding sequence ATGAAAAGACTGCTCCTCCTCTTGACCGCCGTCGTGCTGGCCATCGGTGTCACCGCCGGTTGCGCCACCCTTGACGCCAAACAGCGCGAGTGGATCTTTCAGCCCAGTGACCGTAGCTGGGGCGGCGCCCCGTCCACCGAGGGCATGGAGGATGTGTGGATCGCCTTCCAGTCAGGCATCACCCACCAGGCAGAGCGTCTGCATGGCCTGTGGCTGCCCCATGCCCGTGCCGATGCACCGGTGATGCTGTATCTGCATGGTGCACGTTGGAACGTTTCTGGTTCGTCAGGTCGCATCCGGCGCATGCAGGCGCTGGGCTTTTCGGTGCTGGCCATCGACTACCGGGGGTTTGGCCAAAGCAGCGCCGGCCTGCCGTCTGAAGCCACCGCCACCGAAGACGCCCACGCGGCATGGCGCTGGCTGGCACTGCACGAGCCGGGCAAACCCCGCTACATCTTTGGGCATTCGCTGGGGGGAGCCATTGCGATCAATCTGGCCCGCGATGTGCCCGACGAGCAAGGCACGGTGGTCGAGGGCACCTTCACCAGCATTGCCGATGTGGTGAGCGGCTTCAAATGGGGCTGGCTGCCTGTGTCCGGCCTCATCACACAGCGTTTTGAATCCATCCGCAAGGTGGCAGACATTGGCTCGCCGCTGCTGGTGGTGCATGGCAGCAACGACAGCCTCATCCCCGCGCAGCTGGGCCGCCAGCTGTATGACGCCGCACAGGAACCCAAGCGGTTTGTGCTGGTGGAGGGCGGCTCCCATTACGACACCAACGCCGTGGGCAACGGGTTGTATCGCGAGGCGATGGCCAGCCTGTTCAAGCTCCGGTAG